From Pseudomonadota bacterium, a single genomic window includes:
- a CDS encoding DEAD/DEAH box helicase: MGFSSFKLHPQITAGVKALGYEVPTPIQVQAIPPALAGKDVMGLAQTGTGKTAAFVLPILDRLLRGPRGKVRTLIIAPTRELAEQIHVSIGELGRNTHLKSCTIYGGVGVNPQIQKLRGGVDIVVACPGRLLDHLNQRTINLTGLEVLVLDEADRMFDMGFLPDIRRIVKQLPLKRQTMMFSATMADNIRKLTDEVLHNPITVKVGHTGPASTVSHALYPVEQYQKTGLLMEILKRTDTESILIFTRTKHRAKIIGQELVKAGYKAASLQGNLSQNKRQDALDGFRNGSYQILVATDIAARGIDVLSISHVINYDIPDTTDAYTHRIGRTGRVAKTGDAFTFVGHEDESLIKSIERVLGEKIERRILKDFDYKKSAPSRDIEFARQPREPQHHRTQPKAAQTGTRTNVGTRTNAGARPKTRPAQPPRAGAAKTGAAAPPLSGRRVYR; this comes from the coding sequence ATGGGTTTTAGTTCGTTTAAGCTTCATCCTCAAATAACGGCAGGCGTCAAGGCACTCGGCTACGAAGTCCCTACTCCAATCCAGGTACAGGCAATCCCGCCAGCCCTCGCAGGCAAAGATGTTATGGGTCTTGCCCAGACCGGGACAGGCAAAACAGCGGCTTTTGTGCTACCTATTTTAGATCGTTTACTGCGGGGTCCACGCGGCAAGGTCCGCACCTTGATTATTGCGCCTACGCGCGAACTTGCGGAACAGATCCATGTATCGATTGGAGAGCTGGGACGCAACACACACCTGAAGAGTTGCACAATTTACGGCGGCGTGGGTGTGAACCCGCAGATCCAGAAACTGCGCGGCGGCGTCGATATCGTTGTCGCATGCCCCGGCCGGTTACTCGATCACCTTAACCAGAGGACGATCAACCTTACCGGCCTGGAGGTCCTTGTCCTTGATGAGGCGGACCGTATGTTCGACATGGGTTTCCTGCCCGATATCCGGCGTATCGTCAAACAATTGCCCTTAAAGCGCCAGACGATGATGTTTTCTGCCACCATGGCCGATAATATCCGAAAACTGACGGATGAAGTGCTGCATAACCCGATTACAGTGAAGGTCGGCCATACGGGTCCGGCAAGCACCGTGTCCCATGCCCTTTACCCGGTAGAGCAATATCAGAAAACCGGACTCCTCATGGAGATCCTGAAGCGTACCGATACGGAATCCATCCTGATCTTTACACGCACCAAGCACCGGGCCAAAATCATCGGGCAAGAACTTGTGAAGGCAGGGTATAAGGCTGCCTCACTCCAGGGGAACCTGTCGCAAAACAAACGCCAGGATGCACTTGACGGCTTCCGCAACGGCTCGTACCAGATTCTGGTGGCCACCGATATCGCGGCCCGCGGCATTGATGTCTTGAGCATATCCCATGTAATCAACTATGACATTCCGGATACAACGGATGCTTACACACACCGTATCGGCCGTACCGGCCGTGTTGCAAAGACCGGCGACGCCTTCACTTTCGTCGGCCATGAGGACGAGTCGCTGATCAAGAGCATTGAGCGTGTGCTCGGTGAGAAGATCGAGCGCCGCATATTGAAGGATTTCGATTATAAGAAATCAGCGCCGTCACGGGATATTGAATTTGCACGCCAACCACGTGAGCCGCAGCACCACCGGACACAACCGAAAGCAGCGCAGACCGGTACACGCACGAATGTCGGTACACGCACGAATGCCGGCGCCCGTCCCAAGACGCGTCCCGCCCAACCGCCACGCGCGGGCGCTGCCAAAACCGGAGCTGCAGCACCACCTCTCTCGGGAAGGCGTGTATATCGATAA
- a CDS encoding type II toxin-antitoxin system HicB family antitoxin, translating to METKMKMIYWKGKKFWVGKLLEHPEIMTQGETLEELEENMKDAYILMAMEDVPEHHEVRELDLNI from the coding sequence ATGGAAACAAAAATGAAAATGATTTATTGGAAAGGCAAAAAGTTCTGGGTTGGCAAGCTGCTTGAACATCCTGAGATAATGACTCAAGGCGAAACACTTGAAGAATTGGAAGAAAATATGAAAGACGCATATATACTTATGGCTATGGAAGATGTTCCTGAACATCACGAAGTAAGAGAACTTGATCTTAATATATGA
- a CDS encoding VOC family protein: MKPRINMITLGIMDMDRATRFYEDGLGLPRMPFEGGAAFFTLNGSWLSLYPWNALADDATVTSNGTGFRGITLAHVVSSKEEVRDVINRAVESGGKLIKPAQDVFWGGYSGYFADPDGHLWEVAWNPHFWPGPKEDGKA; this comes from the coding sequence ATGAAACCGCGAATTAATATGATTACTCTTGGCATTATGGATATGGACAGGGCAACTCGGTTTTACGAAGATGGACTCGGCCTTCCCCGCATGCCTTTTGAGGGAGGCGCTGCTTTTTTCACGCTGAACGGCTCATGGTTGTCATTGTACCCATGGAATGCACTCGCTGATGATGCTACTGTAACTTCAAATGGAACCGGTTTTCGCGGAATTACGCTGGCTCATGTAGTGTCGAGCAAAGAGGAAGTCAGGGATGTAATTAACCGGGCTGTTGAGTCCGGAGGAAAGCTTATTAAACCGGCGCAGGATGTGTTTTGGGGCGGCTACTCCGGATACTTTGCTGATCCTGATGGACATTTATGGGAAGTAGCCTGGAATCCCCATTTCTGGCCTGGGCCTAAAGAAGATGGAAAAGCATAA